One Cloacibacillus sp. DNA segment encodes these proteins:
- a CDS encoding ABC transporter permease, translated as MNWERLRALIVKEFIQLFRDRITLAIVIFMPLAQLLIFGFAINTDIKHLNTVIFDQSRTQESRQMIDSLVYSNYFDVTKFAESIKAVDYAVESGAAKVGIVIPPDYASQIRGGRQTSVQVIIDATDNLSASSALNAAQTIGLLSSQQILASKFARLGMKIPGQAIDMRIRLWYNPDFITSWYIVPGIMGMLLTITLISMMSMAIVRESEQGTLEQLLVTPMKIWELLLSKIIPYILVGYVQVYISIVVGIFVFNMPFLGSITLFYVLTFFYVVANLSLGIMISCFAQNQMQALQMSVFIILPSVLLSGFVFPLEAMPAGFRYLGQCLPITYYISLSRQIILKGGGMEFVWKDTLALVVYIAIMFTASIQLFKKRFVP; from the coding sequence ATGAACTGGGAACGCCTTAGGGCCCTCATCGTAAAAGAATTTATACAGCTTTTCCGCGACAGGATAACTCTTGCCATCGTCATATTCATGCCGCTTGCGCAGCTCCTAATCTTCGGATTTGCCATAAACACCGACATCAAACATCTGAACACGGTCATCTTCGACCAGTCGCGCACGCAGGAGAGCAGGCAAATGATAGACAGCCTCGTCTACAGCAACTACTTCGATGTGACGAAATTTGCAGAGAGCATAAAAGCCGTGGACTACGCGGTGGAATCGGGCGCCGCTAAGGTCGGTATAGTCATCCCTCCAGACTACGCCTCGCAGATACGCGGCGGCAGGCAGACGAGCGTGCAGGTGATAATCGACGCTACGGACAACCTGAGCGCGTCGTCCGCGCTGAACGCCGCGCAGACGATAGGGCTGCTGTCTTCGCAGCAGATACTTGCCAGCAAATTTGCGCGTCTTGGGATGAAGATACCGGGGCAGGCGATAGACATGCGCATAAGGCTCTGGTACAACCCGGACTTTATCACCTCGTGGTACATCGTGCCTGGCATCATGGGGATGCTGCTTACGATAACGCTCATTTCAATGATGTCGATGGCGATAGTGCGCGAAAGCGAACAGGGAACGCTAGAGCAGCTGCTCGTCACGCCGATGAAGATATGGGAGCTGCTGCTGTCGAAGATAATCCCATATATTCTCGTGGGCTACGTGCAGGTCTATATTTCCATCGTAGTTGGGATATTTGTCTTCAACATGCCGTTTTTAGGCAGCATAACGCTCTTTTACGTGCTCACCTTTTTCTATGTCGTGGCGAACCTTTCACTTGGGATAATGATCTCGTGCTTCGCGCAGAACCAGATGCAGGCGCTCCAGATGTCGGTATTCATCATACTGCCCAGCGTGCTGCTTTCGGGCTTTGTCTTCCCGCTTGAGGCTATGCCCGCAGGCTTTCGCTATCTTGGGCAATGTTTGCCTATAACCTACTACATAAGCCTTTCGCGCCAGATAATCCTAAAGGGCGGCGGGATGGAGTTTGTATGGAAAGACACGCTGGCGCTTGTCGTATATATTGCGATAATGTTTACGGCCTCCATACAGCTGTTTAAAAAACGTTTCGTGCCATAA